TCTCAGTCGATGGTGAACGGCAGCAGGGCCATGATCCGCGCCCGCTTGATGGCACGGGTCAGCTGGCGCTGGTGACGCGCGCAGTTGCCGGTGATGCGGCGCGGGAGGATCTTGCCCCGCTCCGTCAGGAACTTGCGCAGGCGGCCGCTGTCCTTGTAGTCCACCACCGCGATGCGGTTGACGCAGAACTCGCAGACCTTGCGGCGCTTGCGCCGATCACGGCGCCCCATGTCGCGTCGCAACCTCCTCGGCTCAGAAGGGGATGTCGTCGTCGGGCAAGCCGGTCACGTCCCCGAAGTCGGCCAGC
The sequence above is drawn from the Thermaerobacter sp. FW80 genome and encodes:
- the rpsR gene encoding 30S ribosomal protein S18, translated to MGRRDRRKRRKVCEFCVNRIAVVDYKDSGRLRKFLTERGKILPRRITGNCARHQRQLTRAIKRARIMALLPFTID